The Saccharopolyspora gloriosae genome has a segment encoding these proteins:
- a CDS encoding MarR family winged helix-turn-helix transcriptional regulator, giving the protein MSQEGHTERRPGYLVKRVQQLLRHECDRELRDGGVTISQYAVLRALDEHPGASSAELARLCFVTRQSLQDVLSGLRSNGLVEVADRPTTGRARPARLTPLGVQRLARAGEVMASVEDRMLAGFGAEERDLLSGLLIRCTENLAGGSE; this is encoded by the coding sequence GTGAGTCAAGAGGGGCACACCGAGCGTCGGCCCGGATACCTGGTCAAGCGCGTCCAGCAGTTGCTGCGCCACGAGTGCGACCGCGAACTGCGCGACGGCGGCGTCACGATCTCGCAGTACGCGGTGCTGCGCGCGCTGGACGAACACCCGGGCGCGTCCTCGGCGGAACTGGCCAGGCTCTGCTTCGTCACCCGCCAGTCCTTGCAGGACGTGCTCTCGGGTCTGCGGAGCAACGGCCTCGTTGAGGTCGCGGACCGTCCCACGACGGGGCGGGCGCGGCCGGCTCGGCTGACTCCGCTCGGCGTGCAGCGGCTGGCGCGGGCGGGTGAGGTGATGGCCTCGGTCGAGGATCGGATGCTGGCCGGTTTCGGTGCCGAAGAGCGGGATCTGCTGTCGGGTCTGCTGATCCGCTGCACCGAGAACCTCGCCGGTGGGTCCGAATGA
- a CDS encoding antibiotic biosynthesis monooxygenase: MPSTIQPNAPLATLINVFTVRPERQQELVDLLNQASEEVMITLPGFVSASIHASTDGTKVVNYAQWSDAEAFQAMLANPVAQPHMNAAAEVAESFDPHLYTVEAVHSVDEI; encoded by the coding sequence ATGCCCAGCACCATCCAGCCGAACGCGCCGCTGGCGACCCTGATCAACGTCTTCACCGTGCGCCCGGAGCGCCAGCAGGAGCTGGTCGACCTGCTCAACCAGGCGAGCGAAGAGGTCATGATCACGCTGCCGGGCTTCGTGTCCGCCAGCATCCACGCCAGCACCGACGGCACCAAGGTCGTCAACTACGCGCAGTGGAGCGACGCGGAAGCGTTCCAGGCCATGCTCGCCAACCCGGTCGCGCAGCCGCACATGAACGCCGCCGCCGAAGTCGCCGAGTCCTTCGACCCGCACCTGTACACGGTCGAGGCGGTCCACTCGGTCGACGAGATCTGA
- a CDS encoding dienelactone hydrolase family protein, whose translation MAENPLQNVTFPSNGGTAHGYLALPESGSGPGLVVIQEWWGLTDHIADVTNRFAAEGFVALAPDLYGGRTTHDSDEAGQLMQDLPVDRAARDLGGAVDYLLSHEAVTSSKIGSVGFCMGGGFVLVLAAQQGDKIGAAVPFYGVLGEDYPSFENLTAPLLGHFGEQDSMAPPDAVSALADRIESESGTRPDFRIYPAGHAFFNDENHMGTYDPEQGAKAWGATLEFLRAKLDR comes from the coding sequence ATGGCTGAGAACCCACTGCAGAACGTGACCTTCCCCAGCAACGGGGGCACCGCGCACGGCTACCTCGCACTGCCGGAGTCCGGGAGCGGACCCGGGCTCGTGGTGATCCAGGAATGGTGGGGCCTGACCGACCACATCGCCGACGTCACCAACCGGTTCGCCGCCGAAGGATTCGTCGCGCTCGCCCCCGACCTCTACGGCGGCCGCACCACGCACGACTCCGACGAGGCCGGTCAGCTCATGCAGGACCTGCCGGTGGACCGGGCAGCCCGCGACCTTGGCGGCGCGGTGGACTACCTGCTGTCCCACGAGGCCGTCACCAGCTCGAAGATCGGCTCCGTCGGCTTCTGCATGGGCGGCGGTTTTGTGCTCGTGCTCGCCGCGCAGCAGGGCGACAAGATCGGTGCCGCGGTGCCGTTCTACGGCGTGCTCGGTGAGGACTACCCCAGCTTCGAGAACCTCACCGCGCCGCTGCTCGGGCACTTCGGCGAGCAGGACTCGATGGCGCCGCCGGACGCCGTGTCCGCGCTCGCCGACCGGATCGAATCCGAGTCCGGAACCCGCCCCGACTTCCGGATCTACCCGGCCGGCCACGCGTTCTTCAACGACGAGAACCACATGGGCACCTACGATCCCGAGCAGGGTGCGAAGGCGTGGGGCGCCACCCTCGAATTCCTCCGCGCCAAGCTCGACCGCTGA
- a CDS encoding TetR/AcrR family transcriptional regulator C-terminal domain-containing protein: MGHSPQPARLEPTTVVAEAVRMLDEHGLAAVTLRAVADRLGVRMNTVLWHVKSKARLRELMADALIGEIDFDDLPEPWESRVHEMLHRLRRVLLSHRDGAAVVTGTYALEPHTLRFAEELTTTLLHGGLGAKETSWAVWTTLYVTLGLVQEEQAPAGPRPATLRHAITEQHYPALHSILGDFTETDFEARFDFAITAQLTALRARIHQQPAS, translated from the coding sequence ATGGGGCACTCACCTCAGCCAGCTCGACTCGAACCGACCACGGTGGTGGCCGAAGCGGTGCGGATGCTCGACGAGCACGGGCTGGCCGCCGTGACCCTGCGGGCGGTGGCCGACCGGCTCGGCGTGCGGATGAACACGGTGCTCTGGCACGTGAAGAGCAAAGCCCGGCTGCGCGAGCTGATGGCGGACGCGCTGATCGGCGAGATCGACTTCGACGATCTGCCCGAACCCTGGGAATCACGGGTGCACGAGATGCTCCACCGGCTGCGCCGGGTGCTGCTGTCCCACCGAGACGGCGCCGCCGTCGTCACCGGGACCTACGCGCTCGAACCGCACACCCTGCGGTTCGCCGAAGAACTCACCACCACCCTGCTGCACGGCGGGCTCGGCGCGAAGGAGACGTCGTGGGCGGTGTGGACCACGCTCTACGTCACCCTCGGGCTGGTGCAGGAGGAACAGGCGCCCGCCGGCCCCCGCCCGGCCACTCTCCGGCACGCGATCACCGAGCAGCACTACCCCGCACTGCACAGCATCCTCGGCGACTTCACCGAAACCGACTTCGAAGCCCGCTTCGACTTCGCCATCACCGCCCAGCTCACGGCCCTCCGCGCACGCATTCATCAGCAACCCGCCTCGTGA
- the gndA gene encoding NADP-dependent phosphogluconate dehydrogenase translates to MSKLAQVGVTGLAVMGRNLARNFARNGYTVAVHNRSVGRTHEFMERFAEEGEFVAAESVADLVASLERPRRVVIMVKAGGPTDAVIDELAPLLDEGDVIIDGGNAHFEDTRRRDEAMRGRGLHFVGTGISGGEEGALNGPSIMPGGSAEAYESLGPMLEKISAHVDGTPCCTHVGPGGAGHFVKMVHNGIEYADMQLIAESYDLLRRAGGLDPARIAEVFRSWNEGRLASYLVEITAEVLTHTDARTGAAFVDVIQDQAEQKGTGRWTVQTALELGVPVNGIAEAVFARSLSGHGDLREAAQGLAGPQPTELSAEDAKRLAEDVEKALYASKVVSYAQGWNMISVGSKEYGWDVDLGAMATIWRGGCIIRAAFLDRIRSAYENDPSLPTLLADAEFSRELADAQQAWRRVVATAAEVGIPTPGFSAALSYYDALRAERLPAAVTQAQRDYFGAHTYRRTDVEGSFHTRWDTNRAEESA, encoded by the coding sequence ATGTCGAAGCTGGCGCAGGTAGGCGTCACCGGTCTTGCCGTGATGGGGCGCAATCTGGCCCGCAACTTCGCGCGCAACGGCTACACCGTCGCCGTGCACAACCGCTCCGTCGGCCGCACCCACGAGTTCATGGAGCGGTTCGCCGAGGAAGGCGAGTTCGTCGCCGCGGAGTCCGTGGCCGATCTCGTCGCTTCGCTGGAGCGGCCCCGCCGGGTCGTCATCATGGTCAAGGCCGGTGGGCCGACCGACGCCGTGATCGACGAGCTGGCGCCGCTGCTCGACGAAGGCGACGTGATCATCGACGGCGGCAACGCGCACTTCGAGGACACCCGTCGCCGCGACGAGGCGATGCGCGGCCGCGGCCTGCACTTCGTGGGCACCGGCATCTCCGGCGGCGAGGAGGGCGCGCTCAACGGGCCGTCGATCATGCCCGGCGGCTCGGCGGAGGCCTACGAGTCGCTCGGGCCGATGCTGGAGAAGATCAGCGCGCACGTGGACGGCACGCCCTGCTGTACCCACGTCGGCCCCGGCGGTGCAGGGCACTTCGTGAAGATGGTGCACAACGGCATCGAATACGCCGACATGCAGCTCATCGCCGAGTCCTACGACCTGCTGCGCCGTGCGGGCGGGCTGGACCCGGCCCGCATCGCCGAGGTGTTCCGCAGCTGGAACGAAGGCAGGCTCGCCTCGTACCTGGTGGAGATCACCGCCGAAGTCCTCACCCACACCGACGCCCGCACCGGCGCCGCGTTCGTGGACGTCATCCAGGACCAGGCGGAGCAGAAGGGCACCGGGCGCTGGACGGTGCAGACCGCGTTGGAACTGGGCGTGCCGGTCAACGGCATCGCCGAGGCCGTGTTCGCGCGCAGCCTGTCCGGGCACGGCGACCTGCGCGAGGCCGCGCAGGGGCTGGCCGGGCCGCAGCCCACCGAACTGTCCGCCGAGGACGCGAAGCGGCTCGCCGAGGACGTGGAGAAGGCGCTGTACGCGTCGAAGGTCGTGTCCTACGCCCAGGGCTGGAACATGATCTCGGTGGGCAGCAAGGAGTACGGCTGGGACGTCGACCTCGGCGCGATGGCCACGATCTGGCGCGGCGGCTGCATCATCCGCGCCGCGTTCCTGGACCGGATCCGCAGCGCCTACGAGAACGATCCCTCGCTGCCGACGCTGCTGGCGGACGCCGAGTTCTCCCGCGAACTCGCCGATGCGCAGCAGGCGTGGCGCCGCGTGGTGGCCACGGCCGCCGAAGTCGGCATTCCGACGCCCGGCTTCTCGGCGGCGCTGTCGTACTACGACGCGCTGCGGGCCGAGCGGTTGCCTGCTGCGGTGACGCAGGCCCAGCGTGACTACTTCGGCGCGCACACCTACCGGCGCACCGACGTCGAGGGGTCCTTCCACACCCGCTGGGACACCAACCGCGCCGAGGAATCCGCCTGA
- a CDS encoding dipeptidase, whose translation MTKAEPTSARRARELLAEHPVLDGHNDLPWALRQHGAYDLDALDIARDQSGTLHTDLARLRAGGVGGQFWSVYVKAEYQGDRAVSATLEQIDCVLRLVQRHPDELRLAGTAAEIRAALAEGRIASLMGAEGGHSIACSLATLRAFYARGVRYLTLTHNDNVPWADSATDEPAAHGLTAFGEEVVREMNRLGMLVDLSHVSADTMRHAIRVSRAPVLFSHSSSRAVCDHPRNIPDDVLASLPANGGVAMATFVPGFVLQEARDWVRALGAAATEAGFDSHGTDAATREFRENYEAEHPRPVATAATVADHLDHMREIAGIDHLGIGGDYDGVDTTPADLADVASYPNLFAELIDRGWSDEDLAKLAHRNVIRVLEDAEQVAEGLRGTERPSVTTIEDLDG comes from the coding sequence ATGACCAAGGCGGAACCGACCTCGGCGCGACGAGCACGGGAGCTGCTGGCCGAGCACCCGGTGCTCGACGGGCACAACGACCTGCCGTGGGCGCTGCGGCAGCACGGCGCCTACGACCTGGACGCGTTGGACATCGCCCGGGACCAGTCGGGAACGCTGCACACCGACCTCGCGCGGCTGCGCGCGGGAGGCGTCGGCGGGCAGTTCTGGTCCGTCTACGTCAAAGCCGAGTACCAGGGGGACCGGGCCGTGTCGGCCACCTTGGAGCAGATCGACTGCGTGTTGCGACTCGTGCAGCGCCACCCCGATGAGCTGCGGCTCGCGGGTACCGCCGCCGAGATCCGGGCCGCGTTGGCCGAGGGCCGCATCGCCTCGCTGATGGGAGCCGAGGGCGGGCACAGCATCGCCTGCTCGCTGGCGACGCTGCGCGCGTTCTACGCGCGCGGAGTGCGGTACCTGACCTTGACGCACAACGACAACGTTCCGTGGGCCGACTCGGCGACCGACGAGCCCGCCGCGCACGGACTGACCGCGTTCGGCGAAGAAGTGGTGCGGGAGATGAACCGGCTGGGCATGCTGGTCGACCTCTCGCACGTCTCCGCCGACACCATGCGCCACGCGATCCGGGTGTCCCGCGCGCCGGTGCTGTTCTCGCACTCGTCCTCCCGCGCGGTGTGCGATCACCCGCGCAACATCCCCGACGACGTGCTGGCCTCGCTGCCCGCCAACGGCGGAGTCGCGATGGCCACCTTCGTGCCCGGGTTCGTGCTGCAGGAGGCCCGGGACTGGGTGCGCGCGCTCGGCGCCGCGGCGACCGAGGCCGGGTTCGACTCGCACGGAACGGACGCGGCGACGCGGGAGTTCCGCGAGAACTACGAGGCGGAGCACCCCCGGCCCGTCGCGACCGCCGCCACCGTCGCCGACCACCTCGACCACATGCGGGAGATCGCCGGCATCGACCACCTGGGCATCGGCGGCGACTACGACGGGGTCGACACCACCCCGGCGGACCTGGCCGACGTGGCTAGCTACCCGAACCTGTTCGCGGAGCTGATCGACCGCGGCTGGTCCGACGAGGACCTCGCGAAGCTGGCGCACCGCAACGTGATCCGAGTGCTGGAGGACGCGGAGCAGGTCGCCGAAGGGCTGCGCGGAACCGAACGGCCTTCGGTGACCACGATCGAGGACCTGGACGGCTGA
- a CDS encoding oxaloacetate decarboxylase has translation MKYGNALRTDVKGEQITPLIGVYDMFSASVAAQHYSGMFVSGFGFAASHYGLPDIGFIAWPDMVAFVQRLRLAFPNQHLLVDIDDGYVDAEVACHVVEQLEMIGASGVILEDQQRPRRCGHVDGKRILPLEDYLDKLDLVLSTRQDMLVVARTDATEEREILRRAEALAETDADVLLVDGVRSVERIAEVRKVIGDKPLLFNQIAGGKSPRLSSPELQELGVDVAIYSTPCLFAAQSAMDEALTELRANDGRLPATSVSSVGVAESVALLERNISRNHVKPVELPV, from the coding sequence GTGAAATACGGAAACGCACTGCGCACTGACGTCAAGGGCGAACAGATCACGCCGTTGATCGGCGTCTACGACATGTTCTCGGCCTCCGTGGCCGCCCAGCACTACTCCGGGATGTTCGTCTCCGGATTCGGCTTCGCGGCCTCCCACTACGGCCTGCCCGACATCGGTTTCATCGCCTGGCCGGACATGGTCGCGTTCGTGCAGCGACTACGTCTGGCGTTCCCGAACCAGCACCTGCTGGTCGACATCGACGACGGCTACGTGGACGCCGAGGTCGCCTGCCACGTCGTCGAGCAGTTGGAGATGATCGGTGCCTCCGGCGTCATCCTCGAGGACCAGCAGCGGCCGCGCCGCTGCGGACACGTGGACGGCAAGCGGATCCTGCCGCTGGAGGACTACCTGGACAAACTCGACCTGGTGCTCTCCACCAGGCAGGACATGCTGGTCGTCGCCCGCACCGACGCCACCGAGGAACGCGAGATCCTGCGCCGGGCCGAGGCGCTGGCCGAGACCGACGCCGACGTGCTGCTGGTCGACGGCGTCCGCAGCGTCGAGCGGATCGCCGAGGTGCGCAAGGTCATCGGCGACAAGCCGCTGCTGTTCAACCAGATCGCCGGCGGCAAATCACCCCGGCTGTCATCGCCCGAACTGCAGGAACTCGGTGTCGACGTCGCCATTTACAGCACCCCGTGCCTGTTCGCCGCGCAATCGGCCATGGACGAGGCGTTGACCGAGCTCCGCGCCAATGACGGGCGGCTCCCGGCCACCTCGGTCAGCAGTGTCGGAGTCGCCGAGTCGGTGGCGCTGCTGGAGCGCAACATCAGCAGGAATCACGTGAAGCCGGTCGAGCTGCCGGTGTGA
- a CDS encoding bile acid:sodium symporter family protein produces the protein MPTRFLNRLKPDPYILALVLAAVVAAFLPVRGEYAAALDDVVSVAIGCLFFLYGARLPGGALREGIRHWRLHGAILLSTYALVPLLGLACAVLVPAVLTEPLYLGLLFLCVLPSTVQSSITFTSMAGGNVAAAICAATFSNVLGVLLTPLLAGLLVAEGTGAVPLDALPKIVLLLLVPFLLGQLARRWIGEWVRGHARVLGKLDRCVILGVVYTAFSQGTVAGIWRQLTPLRLLLLGVVAMGLLVVVLAVTAAAARWCGFSRPDRIALVFAGSKKSLASGLPMASVLFPAASVGLVVLPLMIYHQLQLITCAWLARRFAADRLAAETDAPVKPRGDRASPA, from the coding sequence ATGCCGACCCGATTCTTGAATCGACTCAAACCGGATCCGTACATCCTCGCATTGGTCCTCGCAGCCGTCGTCGCCGCATTTCTACCGGTTCGCGGTGAATATGCCGCAGCGCTGGACGACGTGGTGTCGGTGGCCATCGGATGCCTATTCTTCCTCTACGGCGCCCGGCTTCCCGGCGGTGCGCTGCGGGAAGGAATCCGGCATTGGCGGCTGCACGGCGCCATCCTGCTGAGCACCTACGCGTTGGTCCCGCTGCTGGGACTGGCGTGCGCGGTGCTGGTGCCCGCCGTGCTCACCGAACCACTGTACCTGGGACTGCTGTTCCTGTGCGTGCTGCCCTCGACGGTGCAGTCCTCGATCACGTTCACGTCGATGGCCGGCGGCAACGTCGCGGCGGCCATCTGCGCGGCGACCTTCTCGAACGTGCTGGGCGTGCTGCTCACCCCGCTGCTGGCGGGACTGCTGGTAGCCGAAGGCACCGGGGCCGTCCCGCTGGACGCGCTCCCCAAGATCGTGCTGTTGCTGCTGGTGCCGTTCCTGCTCGGGCAGCTCGCCCGCCGCTGGATCGGCGAATGGGTGCGCGGGCACGCCCGGGTGCTCGGCAAGCTGGACCGGTGCGTGATCCTCGGCGTCGTCTACACGGCGTTCAGCCAAGGCACCGTCGCCGGTATCTGGCGGCAGCTGACGCCGCTGCGGTTGCTGCTGCTCGGTGTGGTCGCCATGGGATTGCTGGTGGTCGTGCTGGCGGTGACCGCGGCGGCGGCGCGCTGGTGCGGATTCAGCAGACCCGACCGGATCGCCTTGGTATTCGCCGGTTCGAAGAAGAGCCTGGCCAGTGGACTGCCGATGGCCTCGGTGCTCTTCCCCGCCGCGAGCGTGGGTCTGGTGGTGCTGCCGCTGATGATCTACCACCAACTGCAGTTGATCACGTGCGCGTGGCTGGCCCGGCGGTTCGCCGCGGACCGGCTCGCCGCCGAAACCGACGCTCCGGTGAAACCGCGAGGCGACCGAGCCTCGCCCGCCTGA